The following are encoded in a window of Ricinus communis isolate WT05 ecotype wild-type chromosome 4, ASM1957865v1, whole genome shotgun sequence genomic DNA:
- the LOC8263440 gene encoding protein NSP-INTERACTING KINASE 1: MEAREMNTLFCCVVVLLCFFITNAYGLLSPKGVNLEVVALMSIKNSLHDPHNVLNWDETAVDPCSWTMITCSPDGLVTGLGAPSQSLSGTLSPSIGNLSNLQLVLLQNNNFSGQIPSEIGKLSKLKTLDLSNNFFNSQIPTTFSTLKNLQYLRLNNNSLSGVIPPSLANMSQLTFVDLSFNNLTAPLPAFHAKTFNIVGNPLICRTQEQCSGAIQSPLSMNLNNSQNSQPSGSGKGHKIALAFGSSLGCICLLILGFGFLLWWRQRHNQQIFFDVNEQRQEELNLGNLKRFQFKELQVATKNFSSKNLIGQGGFGNVYKGHLQDGSVVAVKRLKDGNGSIGGETQFQTEVEMISLAVHRNLLRLYGFCMTSTERLLVYPYMSNGSVASRLKAKPALDWSTRKRIALGTARGLLYLHEQCDPKIIHRDVKAANILLDEYCEAVVGDFGLAKLLDHRDSHVTTAVRGTVGHIAPEYLSTGQSSEKTDVFGFGILLLELVHGLRALEFGKSANQKGAMLDWIKKIHQDKKLELLVDKNLKNNYDPIELEEIVRVALLCTQFIPGHRPKMSEVVRMLEGDGLAEKWEASQRAEATRSRANEFSSSERYSDLTDDSSLLVQAMELSGPR; encoded by the exons ATGGAAGCAAGGGAAATGAATACTCTTTTTTGCTGTGTTGTGGTCTTGCTCTGCTTCTTCATTACTAATGCATACGGATTGCTATCTCCTAAAGGTGTCAACCTTGAAG TGGTGGCTTTGATGAGCATAAAGAATTCATTGCATGATCCTCATAATGTTCTTAACTGGGATGAAACTGCTGTGGATCCATGCAGCTGGACCATGATCACTTGCTCTCCTGATGGCCTGGTCACTGGCCT AGGAGCTCCAAGCCAAAGTTTATCTGGAACTCTTTCTCCAAGCATAGGAAACTTGTCAAATCTTCAGCTTGT GCTACTACAGAATAACAATTTTTCAGGACAAATACCCTCTGAGATTGGGAAGCTTTCAAAGCTGAAAACACTTGATCTTTCTAATAACTTCTTTAATAGTCAAATTCCCACAACTTTTTCCACTCTGAAAAACCTCCAATACCT GAGGCTTAACAACAACAGTCTTTCTGGAGTAATTCCTCCCTCTTTGGCTAACATGTCTCAGCTTACCTTTGT GGACTTGTCTTTCAATAATCTGACTGCTCCTCTACCAGCTTTTCATGCTAAAACATTCAA CATTGTAGGAAATCCTCTGATATGTAGAACTCAGGAACAATGTTCTGGAGCAATACAAAGTCCACTATCTATGAACTTGAACAATTCACAAA ATTCTCAGCCTTCTGGAAGTGGCAAAGGTCACAAGATAGCCTTGGCCTTTGGTTCAAGCTTGGGTTGCATCTGCCTATTGATTCTTGGATTTGGTTTTCTTCTTTGGTGGAGGCAAAGGCACAACCAGCAAATATTCTTTGATGTTAATG AACAACGTCAAGAAGAACTCAATCTCGGAAACCTGAAGAGGTTTCAATTCAAAGAACTTCAGGTAGCTACAAAGAACTTTAGCagcaaaaacttgataggacAAGGTGGTTTTGGAAATGTTTACAAAGGGCATCTACAAGATGGATCGGTTGTAGCTGTTAAAAGGCTTAAAGATGGAAATGGATCTATTGGAGGTGAGACACAATTTCAGACAGAAGTAGAGATGATCAGCCTAGCAGTGCATAGAAATCTCCTCCGCCTCTATGGATTTTGCATGACATCAACCGAAAGGCTACTGGTTTACCCTTATATGTCAAATGGGAGTGTTGCTTCTCGCCTCAAAG CCAAGCCAGCATTGGACTGGAGCACGAGGAAAAGAATTGCCTTAGGAACCGCAAGAGGCTTATTATACTTGCATGAGCAATGCGATCCCAAGATAATTCACAGGGATGTGAAGGCAGCAAACATATTGCTCGATGAATACTGTGAAGCTGTTGTGGGAGATTTTGGGTTGGCGAAGCTGTTAGATCACAGGGACTCGCATGTTACCACAGCTGTGAGAGGTACTGTAGGGCACATCGCTCCCGAGTATCTTTCAACCGGTCAATCCTCTGAGAAGACGGACGTTTTTGGGTTTGGCATCCTTCTACTTGAGTTAGTACATGGCTTAAGAGCTCTTGAGTTTGGCAAGTCAGCAAACCAGAAAGGAGCCATGCTTGATTGG ATTAAGAAGATTCATCAGGATAAGAAGCTTGAGTTGTTAGTCGAcaaaaatctgaaaaacaaCTATGATCCAATTGAGTTGGAAGAAATAGTTCGGGTAGCTCTGCTATGTACCCAATTCATTCCAGGTCATAGACCTAAAATGTCAGAAGTCGTTCGGATGCTCGAAGGAGATGGACTGGCAGAGAAATGGGAAGCATCTCAGAGAGCAGAAGCAACCAGGTCAAGAGCCAACGAATTCTCATCTTCAGAACGATATTCTGATCTTACCGATGACTCTTCTTTGCTCGTCCAAGCAATGGAGCTCTCCGGACCCAGGTGA
- the LOC8264533 gene encoding F-box/FBD/LRR-repeat protein At1g13570 produces the protein MGDYEVPDFITDLPSSIIESILTRLPIRDAVKTSILSTKWRYRWATLTHLVFDDKCVAMYCDKGVLESRLVKFISRALFLHQGPIHKFQLSTSYLQCCPDIDQWLLFLSRSDIKELVLELGEGEWFRVPSCLFNCKKLTRLELTRCEFDPPPNFKGFLCLKSLNLYQVLVAPEAIESLISGCPLLESLSLSYFDSLVLNVRAPNLKYLCLEGEFKDICLENTPLLVAMSIAMYMTEDIAEHFEQSSSCNFIKFLGGVPRLERLIGHIYFTKYLSIGDYPGRHPITYSCLKVIELYQVSFEDMKEIHVVLRLITNSPNLKELQISGSSNTLAAVEAPDLDFWLKECPRNCTFEKLGVVKLTDMSGVPQEMEFIKFLLANSPVLEMMSITPCVYVMDGRVNMLVELLKFRRSSAQAEILFIQD, from the exons ATGGGTGATTACGAGGTTCCAGATTTTATTACTGATCTTCCTTCGAGTATTATAGAAAGTATTTTAACCCGATTACCTATTAGAGATGCTGTGAAAACAAGTATATTATCTACCAAGTGGAGATATAGGTGGGCTACCCTTACCCATCTTGTTTTTGATGATAAATGTGTTGCAATGTATTGCGATAAAGGGGTTCTTGAGAGTAGACTCGTCAAATTTATCTCTCGCGCCCTCTTTCTTCACCAAGGACCCATTCATAAGTTCCAACTTTCTACTTCGTATTTGCAGTGTTGTCCTGATATTGATCAGTGGTTACTTTTTCTCTCGCGGTCTGATATTAAAGAATTGGTTCTTGAATTAGGTGAAGGAGAGTGGTTTAGGGTTCCTTCATGtctttttaattgtaaaaaattGACTCGGTTGGAGTTAACTCGTTGCGAATTTGATCCACCTCCTAATTTTAAAGGATTCTTGTGTTTGAAAAGCCTCAATCTTTATCAAGTTTTGGTTGCTCCTGAGGCAATTGAGAGTCTCATTTCTGGTTGCCCTCTTCTTGAGAGTCTTTCATTATCGTATTTTGATAGTTTAGTTCTTAACGTCCGCGCTCCAAATTTGAAGTACTTGTGTTTGGAGGGTGAATTCAAGGATATTTGTCTTGAAAATACTCCACTTTTAGTTGCCATGTCTATTGCTATGTATATGACTGAAGACATTGCTGAACACTTTGAGCAAAGTTCGAGTTGCAATTTTATCAAGTTTCTTGGTGGGGTGCCTCGCCTTGAGAGGCTTATTGGGCATATCTACTTCACAAAG TATTTGAGCATAGGTGATTATCCAGGAAGACATCCAATTACTTACAGCTGCCTAAAAGTAATTGAACTATATCAAGTTAGTTTCGAAGATATGAAAGAGATACATGTTGTTCTTCGGTTGATCACTAACTCTCCTAATCTGAAGGAACTTCAAATTTCA GGCTCCTCAAACACTCTAGCTGCTGTAGAAGCACCTGATTTGGATTTTTGGTTAAAAGAGTGCCCAAGAAATTGTACTTTTGAAAAGCTTGGAGTAGTGAAGCTGACAGATATGTCAGGTGTGCCACAGGAGATGGAATTTATCAAATTCTTGCTTGCCAATTCGCCTGTGCTTGAGATGATGAGTATCACTCCTTGTGTATACGTTATGGATGGAAGAGTGAATATGCTGGTTGAGTTATTGAAGTTTCGCAGATCTTCTGCTCAAGCTGAAATTTTATTCATCCAAGATTAA